The Stigmatella ashevillena genomic sequence CCGGGCGTTGGGGATGAGCTCGCGCGCGGCGAACTCACGGCACATCCGCTGGGTTTCCCGCTGGATGTCGGTCAGCTCGAAGTTCATGGCACTCCTGAGAGAATGGGCGCAGCCGCATTGTACGCGGCACTGGGGGAAGCACGGCCGCCCCTCCGGGGCCCTGCCCTGGAGGAGGGGTTGCCGTGCCTATTAGAGAACGGAAACGGTGCTACTTGCCCGCGAAGGCGGCGGGGCGCTTCTCGAGGAAGGCCTTCATGCCCTCGCGCTGGTCCTCGGAGCCGAAGAGGACGCCGAAGCCCTGGCTCTCCAGCTCGTTGGCCGAGCGCAGGTCCTGGTCCGCGCCGAACTCGATGACGCGCTTGGCCTGGGCGAGCGCCAGGGGGCCATTCTTGATGAGCTTCCCGGCCACTGCGAGGCAGTGCTCCATCAGCTTCTCCGGAGGCAGCACGTCCAGCACCAGCCCGTACTCCTTGGCCTGGGCCGCCGTCACGTGACTGCCCGTGAAGACGAGTTCCTTGGCGCGCATCTTCCCCACCACCCGGGTGAGCCGCTGCGTGCCGCCGAAGCCGGGGATGACGCCGAGCGTCGTCTCAGGCACGCCCAGCTTCGCCTTCTCCGAGGCGTAGATGAGATCGCACGCCAGGGCCAGCTCGCAGCCCCCGCCGAGCGCGAAGCCGTTCACCGCCGCGATGGTGGGAAAGGGACGCTGCTCCAGCAGCCCCATGACCCGCTGTCCCAGCGCGGAGAACTCGCGGGCCTGGGACGAGGTGATGGTGGCCATCTCGGCGATGTCCGCGCCCGCCACGAAGGCCTTCTCGCCCCCGCCGGTGACGATCAGCACGCGGGTGTCCGTTCCCAGCGACAGGAGCGCGGATTCCATTTCGAGGAACGTCTGGGTGTTGAGCGCGTTGAGCGCCTTGGGCCGGTCGATCGTGAGCGTCGCGATCGCGCCCTGTTTCTCCAGCCGGATGTTGTCGTAGGCCATGGGGGGGCTCCTCGTTTGCGGGAAAAGTCTCAGTACTTGTAGAAGCCGCGGCCGTTCTTCTTGCCGTACCAGCCGGCGTCCACGTATTGCCGCAGCAGCGGGCACGGGCGGTACTTGTCATCGCCCAGCCCCTTGTGGAGCACCTCGGCGATGGACAGGCACGTGTCCAGGCCGATGAAGTCCGCCAGTTGCAGCGGCCCCATGGGCTGGTTGGTGCCCAGCTTCATCGCCGTGTCGATGTCCTCCGCCGTCCCCAGCCCCTCCATCAGCGCGAAGCACGCCTCGTTCAGCATGGGGATGAGGATGCGGTTGACGATGAAGCCCGGCATGTCCCGGGACACCACCGTCGTCTTGCCCATCCGCACGGCCAGGGCCCGCGTCGCCTCATAGGTCTCGTCCGAGGTTGCCGCGCCCCGGATGATCTCCACGAGTTGCATCACCGGCACCGGGTTCATGAAGTGCATGCCGATGACCGACTCGGGCCGCTTCGTCACCGCGCCCATGCGGGTGACGGGGATCGACGAGGTGTTCGTGGCCAGCACGCCGCCCGGCTTCACCACCCCGTCCAGCTCCTTGAAGATGCGCTTCTTGAGCTCCTCGTTCTCCGTCGCGGCCTCCACGGCGAAGTCCACACCCTGCACCTCGGAGAGGCGGGGGGTGGTGGCCAGGTTCGCCTCGGCGGCCTTGCGCCGGGCATCGTCCAGCTTGCCCTTCTCCACCAGCTTCGCCAGGCCTGCCCGGATGCGGCTGGCGCCCTTGGCGAGCCCCTCCTCGGAGACATCCACCAGCGTGACGCGCAGCCCCGTTTGCAGCGCGACCTGCGCGATGCCCGCGCCCATCTGCCCTGCTCCGACGACAACGATGTGTTCGGTGTGCTCGGTTGCCATGGCGGCGGCTATAGCCCCCCCCTCCCGGACGGTCAACGGCTCGCAGGCAGGCGCAAGGTCTTCAGAATGTAAGGATTCTCACCAATCGTCAGGGCCTCGACGAGCGGTGGGCGGGCCGGCTGCCCCTGTTCCTTCACGAAGATGAGGGCCCGGTAGGAGCCCTCGGGCAGATCCACCTTCAACCGGACCTCCGAGGGGGGCGCTGCGGAGAAGAAGTGCTCCTCGCGTTTGAGGATCTTTCCGTCGTCTCCAGTCAGTTGGAAGTCCAGCCCCCGCACCGTGCTCCAGCCAGAGCCATCGAGCTGCCAGACCAGCTCCCGTTCAGGGGGCTCCGTCGCCTGCCACAACCACAGGCCCAGCCCTACGAGCGCCAGCAGCGGCAGGCGCTTCATCAGCGGGTGGCGTCCCCGGTCTGGCTTCGCGGTGGCCTCCACCGTCACTCCTTCTTCGGGGTCCGCTTGCCGCCGCGCCGCGCGTTCAGCTCGGTGATGACCACCTTGGGCGAGGCGGGGGTCGCCTCCGGCGACTTGCCGGGGTCGCCGCCCTCTGCCTTCTCAAGGGGCTTTTCGTCCGAGGGCACCAGGCGAATCTGCGCCTTCACCTCGAGGGTCATCCCCGAGATCAGCTTGAGGAACTCCTCGCGCAGCTTCTCCGACTGGAGGAAGCGGCGGATCTCCTCGGTGAGGACCCGGCCGATCTCGTCCTTCGTCTTCTCGGCCTGGGAGACGATGTGCCCGAGCACCTCCTTGGGGAGCTTGAGCTGCCCGGCGAGGCTCCGGATGCCCTCTTCCGTCATGAAGATGGCGCCCAGGCCCGCGACGGCCGCCTTGCGCACGAACTCCGGGACGAAGCCCGGCTTTCCCTCTCGCTCGGCGTGCTGCGCGTCATCCAGTGGATCCGGCGAAAAGTCGTCTCTGTCACCCGGCATGAGACACCTCGGTTGCGCATGAGCTTCAACGGGCTTGCATCACCGGCAGCGGAATCGAGCGGACACTCTGCGCGGAGACACGGCCGGCCACGTTGCGTGCAATCTCCAGGAACGCCTGGGCCTCGCGGCTGTCCGGCGCTCCGGCGACCACCGGCACCCCTGCGTCCCCGGACTCGCGCACCTTCAGCTCCAGCGGCACCTCGCCCAGGAACGGGATGTGGAACATCTCCGCCGCCTTGCGGCCCCCGCCCCGGTGGAAGATGTTCGTCGCGTGGGAGCAGTTCGGGCAGATGAACTGGCTCATGTTCTCCACGATGCCGAGCACCGGAATGTGGACCTTGTCGAACATGCTCTTGGCGCGCACCACGTCGGCCAGCGCCACGTCCTGCGGCGTCGTCACGAGCACCGCCCCGGCGGCCCGGACCGACTGGGAGAGCGACAGCGCCACGTCGCCCGTGCCCGGCGGCAGATCCAGGATGAGGTAGTCCAGCTCGCCCCAGTTCACGTCCCTCACGAGCTGCATCAGCGCGCCGTGCAGCATGGGGCCTCGCCAGATGAGCGCCTGGTCCGGCTCCACGAGGAAGCCGATGGACATGATCTTCAGGCCGTACTTGCTCATGGGGGTGAGCGTCTTGCCGTCCGGGCTCACCGGCTTCTCGGTGATGCCCGTCATCAGCGGGACGGAGGGCCCGTAGAAGTCCGCGTCCAGCAGGCCCACCTTGGCGCCGTGCTTGGCCAGCCCCGTGGCCAGGTTCACCGCCACGGTGCTCTTGCCCACCCCGCCCTTGCCCGCGCCCACCAGGATGATGTTCTTCACGCCCGGCAGCAGCGCCTGGCCTTGCCCCTGCCCCACGCCGCCGCCGGTGGCGCGCACCTGGGCGCCCCACTCCAGCTCGAAGGACTTCAGCCCGGGCACCGCCTTGAGCGCCGCCTCGGTGTCCGCCTGGATCTTCCCCTTCATGGGACAGGCGGGCGTTGTCAGCTCGATCTTCAGTTTCACCGCGTCGCCACTGATGCGGATGTCCTTCACCATCCCCGCCTTCACCAGATCCACGTGCAGCTCGGGATCCACCACCTTGGACATCGCCGCGAGGACATCGCGCTCGGTAACGCTCATCGAAACACCTGAAACCTTTTGGAAATCGCGCGGTTGCGCGACTGAAAGGGCGCGGAGGATGGCCAGCCCCCTCCGGGCCTGTCAACGACGTTTAACGCGGCTGCCTTCCTCGCGCACGGGCCGGGCCGCCGCTCGTTCGCACGCCTCACGGGCTTTGCGGGTTCACTCGATGGCCGCCACCCGGTACTCCCCTGCCTCCAGGACCAGCCGCACCGCGCGCTCCGCCCCCAGCGGGAAGGTGGCCTCGTTGCCCGACACCTTCACGTCCCCCTTGAGCGCCAGCCGGGCCCGGCGCAGGCGTTCCCGGGCGAGCGGCTCCCGCTGGAAGTCCTCGCGCAGGCGGTCCGGGGTGTAGCGGGCGCGCAGCGGCGCGCTCAGCAGGCTCCAGGCCTTCTCCCAGTCCGTGGTCTCCG encodes the following:
- a CDS encoding 3-hydroxyacyl-CoA dehydrogenase family protein, giving the protein MATEHTEHIVVVGAGQMGAGIAQVALQTGLRVTLVDVSEEGLAKGASRIRAGLAKLVEKGKLDDARRKAAEANLATTPRLSEVQGVDFAVEAATENEELKKRIFKELDGVVKPGGVLATNTSSIPVTRMGAVTKRPESVIGMHFMNPVPVMQLVEIIRGAATSDETYEATRALAVRMGKTTVVSRDMPGFIVNRILIPMLNEACFALMEGLGTAEDIDTAMKLGTNQPMGPLQLADFIGLDTCLSIAEVLHKGLGDDKYRPCPLLRQYVDAGWYGKKNGRGFYKY
- the apbC gene encoding iron-sulfur cluster carrier protein ApbC, whose product is MSVTERDVLAAMSKVVDPELHVDLVKAGMVKDIRISGDAVKLKIELTTPACPMKGKIQADTEAALKAVPGLKSFELEWGAQVRATGGGVGQGQGQALLPGVKNIILVGAGKGGVGKSTVAVNLATGLAKHGAKVGLLDADFYGPSVPLMTGITEKPVSPDGKTLTPMSKYGLKIMSIGFLVEPDQALIWRGPMLHGALMQLVRDVNWGELDYLILDLPPGTGDVALSLSQSVRAAGAVLVTTPQDVALADVVRAKSMFDKVHIPVLGIVENMSQFICPNCSHATNIFHRGGGRKAAEMFHIPFLGEVPLELKVRESGDAGVPVVAGAPDSREAQAFLEIARNVAGRVSAQSVRSIPLPVMQAR
- a CDS encoding enoyl-CoA hydratase-related protein; amino-acid sequence: MAYDNIRLEKQGAIATLTIDRPKALNALNTQTFLEMESALLSLGTDTRVLIVTGGGEKAFVAGADIAEMATITSSQAREFSALGQRVMGLLEQRPFPTIAAVNGFALGGGCELALACDLIYASEKAKLGVPETTLGVIPGFGGTQRLTRVVGKMRAKELVFTGSHVTAAQAKEYGLVLDVLPPEKLMEHCLAVAGKLIKNGPLALAQAKRVIEFGADQDLRSANELESQGFGVLFGSEDQREGMKAFLEKRPAAFAGK